A DNA window from Desulfovibrio intestinalis contains the following coding sequences:
- the fdnG gene encoding formate dehydrogenase-N subunit alpha, giving the protein MKSTRRSFLKGVGAGVICLTLGHLGFDLGEAQAYAVKLKIEGAREVSSICPFCSVQCQIIAYVKDGKLVSTEGDPDFPITEGALCAKGAALYSMYTSDHRLKKPLYRAPHSDKWEEKDWDWTLEQIARRVKDARDKDMILKNEKGQTVNRLETIFWMGTSHASNEECAVIHQALRGLGVVHMDHQARVUHSPTVAALAESFGRGAMTNHWIDIKNADSVLIIGSNAAEHHPVAFKWIMKAKDNGAVLMHVDPKFSRTSARCDFHVPLRSGTDIPFLGGMVNYILENGCYHKDYVNNYTDAAFVVGDGYAFEDGLFSGFNAEARKYDKSLWAKAKGADGGPVIDPTHQNPRCVINLMKDHYSRYTLKNVSDITGVSQENLLKVYKNFCATGRPDKAGTILYALGWTQHTVGVQNIRLSSLVQLLLGNIGIAGGGINALRGEPNVQGSTDHALLYNNIPGYHGTPQAPWQTLAEYNKANTPVTTLPNSANWWGNRPKYVASLLKGWFGDAATPENDFCYGLLPKLEPGEDYSYMYIMDKIYNNKIKGGFIMGVNPMNSFPNTNKMRTALDNLDWLVCSEIHNSETTDNWMRPGVDPKTKKTEVFLLPSAHRIEKAGTISNSGRWLQWFDKAVEPGGEARNFADVVVPLFNTIRTMYKQEGGVLPEPIMKMHWTDKYDPEEWARRINGFFWADTKVGDKTYKRGQLVPTFGVLKDDGTTSSLNWIYTGSWTEEDGNKSRRRDPSQTPLQANIGLFPNWSWCWPLNRRILYNRASVDVNGKPFNPKRVVIEWDGTKWVGDVPDGPWPPMSDPKGKLPFIMVKDGHSQFYGPGPADGPFPEHYEPAETPLASHPFSKQLSSPVYKYHKSPMDQIAPPADPRYPIVLTTYSLTEHWCGGGETRNVPNLLETEPQLYVEMSHELAKEKGIKNGDGVLLESARGKCEAIAMVTVRIRPFTIMGKTVHLVGMPFAFGWTTPKCGDSTNRLTVGAYDPNTTIPESKACCVNLHKADKLTEIG; this is encoded by the coding sequence ATGAAAAGCACCCGACGGAGTTTTCTCAAAGGTGTCGGTGCGGGGGTAATATGCCTCACGCTGGGGCACCTGGGCTTCGATTTGGGCGAAGCTCAGGCTTACGCCGTTAAACTCAAGATTGAAGGGGCTCGTGAAGTATCGAGCATCTGCCCCTTTTGTTCCGTTCAGTGTCAGATCATCGCTTATGTAAAAGACGGCAAGCTTGTCTCCACCGAAGGCGACCCGGACTTTCCCATTACCGAGGGAGCGCTGTGCGCCAAGGGCGCGGCTCTCTATTCGATGTACACAAGCGATCACCGCCTGAAAAAACCCCTGTACCGTGCTCCCCACAGCGATAAGTGGGAAGAGAAGGACTGGGACTGGACTCTTGAGCAGATTGCACGTCGCGTGAAGGACGCCCGCGACAAGGACATGATCCTCAAAAACGAAAAAGGCCAGACGGTCAACCGTCTGGAAACCATATTCTGGATGGGCACCTCGCACGCCTCCAACGAGGAATGCGCCGTTATCCATCAAGCCTTGCGCGGCCTGGGTGTTGTCCATATGGACCACCAGGCACGGGTCTGACACAGCCCCACTGTTGCGGCTCTGGCAGAGTCGTTCGGACGCGGTGCAATGACCAACCACTGGATCGACATCAAGAATGCCGATTCGGTGCTTATTATCGGCAGTAATGCCGCTGAACATCATCCCGTGGCTTTCAAGTGGATCATGAAAGCCAAGGACAACGGGGCCGTGCTCATGCACGTCGACCCCAAATTCTCGCGTACATCCGCCAGGTGTGATTTCCATGTGCCTCTGCGTTCCGGCACGGATATTCCCTTCCTTGGCGGCATGGTCAACTACATCCTTGAAAACGGCTGCTACCACAAAGACTACGTCAATAACTACACTGACGCGGCTTTTGTTGTAGGCGACGGCTATGCTTTTGAAGACGGGCTTTTCAGCGGATTCAACGCAGAGGCGCGCAAGTACGACAAAAGCTTGTGGGCCAAGGCCAAGGGCGCTGACGGCGGGCCGGTTATCGACCCCACGCATCAGAATCCCCGTTGTGTCATCAACCTTATGAAGGACCACTATTCCCGTTACACTCTCAAGAATGTCTCTGACATCACGGGCGTGTCGCAGGAAAACCTGCTCAAGGTCTACAAGAACTTCTGCGCAACTGGCAGGCCCGACAAGGCAGGCACCATTCTTTACGCCCTGGGCTGGACCCAGCATACCGTGGGCGTGCAGAACATCCGCCTTTCCAGCCTGGTACAGCTTCTGCTGGGCAACATCGGTATTGCCGGCGGCGGCATCAACGCCCTGCGCGGCGAGCCAAACGTGCAGGGGTCCACAGACCACGCCCTGCTGTACAACAATATCCCCGGGTATCACGGCACTCCCCAGGCTCCGTGGCAGACCCTGGCCGAGTACAACAAGGCCAATACTCCTGTCACCACGCTTCCCAACAGTGCCAACTGGTGGGGCAACAGGCCAAAGTACGTAGCAAGTCTGCTCAAGGGCTGGTTCGGTGATGCCGCCACGCCTGAAAACGACTTCTGTTACGGCCTGCTGCCCAAGCTGGAGCCGGGCGAAGACTACTCGTACATGTATATCATGGACAAGATATACAATAACAAGATCAAGGGCGGCTTCATCATGGGCGTCAACCCCATGAACAGCTTCCCCAACACCAACAAGATGCGGACGGCTCTGGACAATCTGGACTGGCTCGTCTGCTCTGAAATCCACAACTCCGAAACCACGGACAACTGGATGCGCCCCGGGGTTGACCCCAAGACCAAGAAAACTGAAGTCTTTCTGCTGCCGTCGGCCCACCGCATTGAAAAGGCGGGAACCATCAGCAACAGCGGGCGCTGGCTCCAGTGGTTTGATAAGGCGGTAGAGCCCGGCGGCGAAGCGCGTAACTTCGCTGACGTCGTCGTGCCCCTCTTCAACACCATCCGCACGATGTACAAGCAAGAGGGCGGCGTGCTGCCCGAGCCCATCATGAAGATGCACTGGACTGACAAGTATGATCCCGAAGAATGGGCCAGGCGCATCAACGGTTTCTTCTGGGCCGACACCAAGGTAGGCGACAAGACCTACAAACGCGGCCAGCTTGTGCCCACGTTCGGCGTTTTGAAGGACGACGGCACAACTTCTTCCCTCAACTGGATATATACGGGAAGCTGGACAGAAGAAGACGGCAACAAATCGAGAAGGCGTGACCCCAGCCAGACGCCATTGCAGGCCAACATTGGCCTCTTCCCCAACTGGTCGTGGTGCTGGCCTCTCAACCGGCGCATTCTGTACAACCGCGCCTCGGTGGATGTGAACGGCAAGCCCTTCAACCCCAAGCGGGTCGTCATTGAATGGGACGGCACAAAATGGGTGGGCGACGTGCCCGACGGCCCCTGGCCGCCCATGTCTGACCCCAAGGGCAAGCTGCCCTTCATTATGGTCAAAGACGGGCACTCCCAGTTCTATGGCCCCGGACCTGCCGACGGTCCCTTCCCCGAACACTATGAACCTGCTGAAACGCCGCTGGCGAGTCATCCGTTCTCCAAGCAGCTCAGCAGCCCGGTGTACAAGTACCACAAATCGCCTATGGACCAGATCGCGCCTCCTGCCGATCCGCGTTACCCCATAGTGCTGACCACCTATAGCCTTACCGAGCACTGGTGCGGCGGCGGCGAAACCCGCAACGTGCCCAACCTGCTTGAAACCGAACCCCAGCTCTATGTGGAAATGAGCCACGAGCTGGCCAAGGAAAAAGGCATCAAAAACGGCGACGGCGTGTTGCTGGAAAGCGCGCGAGGCAAATGCGAAGCTATCGCTATGGTGACCGTGCGCATACGGCCCTTCACGATTATGGGCAAGACTGTTCACCTTGTGGGCATGCCCTTTGCCTTTGGCTGGACGACACCAAAGTGCGGCGACTCCACCAACAGGCTGACTGTGGGAGCGTATGATCCCAACACCACCATCCCCGAGTCCAAGGCCTGCTGCGTGAACCTGCACAAGGCCGACAAGCTGACCGAAATAGGCTAA
- a CDS encoding 4Fe-4S dicluster domain-containing protein: protein MPKTFLVDTTRCTACRGCQLACKEWHDLPANHTKQLGTHQNPPDLNPNNLKIVRFHEYLDEQGNVVWNFFPEQCRHCLTPPCVDVADMAVPGAMIQDKKTGAVLATEKSSQLSEEDAQAVQDACPYNIPRRDPKNGRLTKCDMCIDRVSAGMQPICVKTCPTGAMVFGEREELLPVAKKRLEVAKKRWPKAFLADMEDVSVIYLLADTKDKYYEFAAFM, encoded by the coding sequence ATGCCGAAAACATTCTTAGTTGACACCACGCGGTGCACGGCATGTCGTGGCTGCCAGTTGGCCTGTAAAGAGTGGCACGATCTGCCCGCCAATCATACCAAGCAGCTTGGCACGCACCAGAACCCGCCCGACCTGAACCCGAACAATCTCAAGATTGTGCGCTTTCACGAATATCTGGACGAACAGGGCAACGTGGTCTGGAACTTTTTTCCCGAACAGTGCCGCCACTGCCTGACGCCCCCCTGCGTGGATGTGGCGGATATGGCCGTACCCGGCGCAATGATTCAGGATAAAAAAACCGGAGCCGTACTGGCCACGGAAAAATCCTCGCAACTCAGTGAGGAAGACGCCCAGGCCGTACAGGACGCATGCCCTTACAACATACCGAGGCGTGACCCCAAGAATGGCCGCCTGACCAAATGCGATATGTGCATTGACCGTGTTTCTGCGGGTATGCAGCCCATTTGCGTCAAAACCTGCCCCACAGGGGCAATGGTTTTCGGTGAGCGTGAGGAACTGCTGCCCGTTGCCAAAAAACGCCTTGAAGTTGCCAAAAAGCGCTGGCCCAAGGCCTTTCTTGCCGATATGGAAGACGTCAGCGTCATCTATCTTTTGGCAGACACAAAGGACAAGTACTACGAGTTCGCGGCCTTTATGTAG
- a CDS encoding ArnT family glycosyltransferase, whose translation MDAKPAMIDASGVNSADMRPSVFFLCVFLFCASLLILGYSVIFSPLDHDEYEHLYSAYLMLQGQIPYRDFFQHHHFLYWIFLAPFVKNFPDTYYLLYIGRSLSLCALLITAFYTYKISILKGGDKKSVFLFVTVLLSIDMIVHSSLLVRPDIFMVGAFFSGLYYYIIYLKNKNLLCLVLSFLLFFASFLFLQKAVFLLFGFCLCAIYQLYKKELYLRDFLIALVLPLSVLGYLLYFMSEEHVLVDYFELNWLFNFKISMVYGWVRLKLPLFFCSISLIIAEVRIIKRAPFQFTSIIFLGFCVFFALLPTPYEQYYIPLFPFLVITLSSSFSILQDRKIKNAIVALLLLLVFYNAVQNVSSFVMDGMDGCVKRQYDIVLRVTSEDEEILGSHEVCPVRRDVQGYYWHNLELSQLDTEHFSRGKELYDIPELIMAKSPKVLWVDFVDGYFNDSGFKDFIEQNYTKICNIYVAKSIPPEVYQN comes from the coding sequence ATGGATGCCAAACCAGCAATGATTGATGCGTCTGGCGTCAACTCAGCAGACATGAGGCCGTCAGTCTTTTTTCTTTGTGTATTCCTTTTTTGCGCCAGCCTGCTTATTCTGGGGTATTCCGTAATCTTTAGCCCGCTGGATCATGACGAATACGAACATTTGTATTCCGCATACCTGATGTTGCAAGGGCAAATTCCCTATAGAGACTTTTTTCAGCACCACCATTTTTTATATTGGATTTTTCTTGCTCCTTTTGTAAAAAACTTTCCAGATACATACTATCTCCTTTATATCGGCCGCAGTTTGTCGCTTTGCGCACTACTTATAACGGCTTTTTATACATATAAGATATCGATATTGAAAGGAGGCGACAAGAAGAGTGTCTTTCTTTTTGTTACCGTACTGTTAAGTATAGATATGATCGTTCATTCAAGTCTTTTGGTGAGACCTGATATATTTATGGTGGGCGCATTTTTTTCAGGCCTGTATTATTACATTATCTATCTGAAAAATAAAAACCTACTGTGTTTAGTTCTTTCTTTTCTGCTCTTTTTTGCATCCTTTCTGTTTCTTCAAAAAGCCGTCTTTCTTCTTTTTGGTTTCTGCCTCTGCGCAATCTACCAGCTCTATAAGAAAGAACTTTACCTTCGGGATTTTTTGATAGCTTTGGTGCTTCCTCTTTCGGTGCTTGGCTATCTGCTGTATTTCATGTCGGAAGAGCACGTGCTTGTAGATTATTTTGAGTTGAACTGGCTGTTCAATTTTAAAATTTCAATGGTTTACGGGTGGGTTCGGTTGAAGCTTCCCCTGTTTTTCTGCAGCATATCTCTCATTATAGCGGAAGTAAGAATCATAAAAAGAGCTCCATTCCAGTTTACTTCAATAATTTTTCTGGGATTCTGCGTTTTCTTTGCTCTTTTGCCCACGCCATACGAGCAATATTACATTCCGCTCTTTCCTTTCCTAGTCATAACTCTTTCAAGCAGCTTCAGCATACTGCAGGATCGCAAGATTAAAAATGCGATTGTTGCCTTGCTTCTTCTTCTTGTTTTTTACAATGCTGTTCAAAATGTAAGCAGCTTTGTAATGGATGGCATGGATGGGTGTGTTAAGCGGCAATATGACATAGTGTTGCGCGTTACCAGCGAAGATGAAGAGATTTTGGGCAGCCACGAAGTCTGCCCTGTCCGGCGGGATGTTCAGGGATATTACTGGCATAATTTAGAATTAAGCCAACTTGACACGGAGCATTTTTCCAGAGGCAAGGAACTTTACGATATTCCCGAGCTTATCATGGCAAAATCACCAAAGGTTCTTTGGGTTGATTTTGTGGACGGCTATTTTAATGACAGCGGGTTTAAGGATTTTATTGAGCAGAATTACACCAAGATTTGCAATATTTATGTTGCTAAAAGTATTCCGCCTGAAGTGTATCAAAATTAG
- a CDS encoding GtrA family protein, with translation MFNFLLSRNFLYFIAFGGTAALVNLLCGYLLYNANLFPYIVSVFIAASAGLLVNFILNYKLNFKYKGRKLSQQFGTFLVVASIGTLLTAVVAHFSMQLLLFFEIEDVALAGFAVSSQFVAHVFSVGVITIYSFIAHKYFSFNVGIRNQLRRTIASIKSGA, from the coding sequence ATGTTTAATTTTCTGCTTTCCAGAAACTTTTTATACTTCATCGCATTTGGTGGTACAGCCGCTCTGGTGAACCTTCTCTGTGGTTATTTGCTTTATAATGCGAATCTGTTTCCCTATATCGTTTCTGTTTTTATTGCAGCCAGCGCAGGCTTGCTCGTAAATTTCATTCTGAATTACAAACTCAACTTCAAGTACAAAGGGCGCAAGCTCTCTCAGCAGTTTGGAACATTTTTGGTTGTTGCCTCAATAGGGACACTGCTGACGGCTGTTGTTGCCCATTTTTCCATGCAATTACTTCTTTTTTTCGAAATTGAAGACGTTGCCTTGGCGGGCTTTGCTGTTTCTTCGCAATTTGTAGCGCATGTTTTTTCTGTTGGCGTCATAACCATCTATTCCTTTATTGCGCACAAGTATTTTTCCTTCAATGTTGGCATACGCAATCAATTGCGTAGAACTATCGCAAGTATAAAGAGCGGTGCATGA
- a CDS encoding formate dehydrogenase accessory protein FdhE → MASSCQSVAKTLADVAARRPVLEPVLRAFEPILAAQAELTEELAESVRATGLRLPEPQAEALEQGLSLLAGVSLAGLAGPLRSSAEKLLPLVVSLEAMAPHAAALEAMLLAPVKAESKKKKSAGAVTADPREAFAEAMLSGNSEEEARLAEENGLDPSVLLFAFSFVLAPVLRTLVAQSLPEEGDAPWDAGSRWKHGYCPVCGSFATIGWLDKPMLDEKNAYLAGGGGKKHLHCGQCGANWKFMRGICPSCGKDGTGVMEMLRESGAAHGERLDWCTKCKSYCPTVDLREREGWPDLDALALGMMHLDMVAARKKLRPLKPSFWNTF, encoded by the coding sequence ATGGCCTCATCCTGCCAAAGCGTGGCAAAGACCCTGGCGGACGTGGCGGCGCGCCGTCCTGTTCTGGAACCCGTATTGCGGGCTTTTGAACCAATACTGGCTGCTCAGGCAGAGTTGACTGAAGAACTGGCTGAAAGCGTACGCGCTACTGGGCTGCGCCTGCCAGAACCGCAAGCCGAGGCTCTGGAGCAAGGGCTTTCACTGCTGGCTGGCGTGTCGCTGGCTGGCCTTGCTGGCCCCCTGCGCAGCAGCGCTGAAAAGCTGCTGCCTCTGGTGGTCAGCCTTGAAGCCATGGCTCCCCATGCTGCGGCGCTTGAAGCCATGCTGCTGGCTCCGGTCAAAGCGGAATCAAAAAAGAAAAAAAGCGCGGGCGCAGTAACTGCTGACCCCCGTGAAGCTTTTGCCGAAGCAATGCTTTCCGGCAACAGTGAGGAAGAGGCACGCCTGGCCGAAGAAAACGGCCTTGACCCCTCAGTGCTTCTGTTTGCCTTCAGCTTTGTGCTGGCCCCTGTTTTGCGCACTCTTGTGGCGCAGAGCCTGCCCGAAGAAGGCGACGCCCCCTGGGACGCCGGCAGCCGCTGGAAGCACGGGTATTGCCCGGTATGCGGCAGTTTTGCCACCATCGGCTGGCTGGACAAGCCCATGCTGGACGAAAAAAACGCCTATCTGGCGGGCGGCGGCGGCAAAAAGCATCTGCATTGCGGCCAGTGTGGCGCTAACTGGAAGTTCATGCGCGGCATTTGCCCTTCGTGCGGCAAGGACGGCACAGGCGTGATGGAAATGCTGCGCGAAAGCGGAGCAGCGCACGGCGAGCGGCTGGACTGGTGCACCAAGTGCAAGAGCTATTGCCCCACTGTGGACTTGCGTGAACGTGAAGGCTGGCCCGATCTGGATGCGTTGGCTCTGGGCATGATGCATCTGGACATGGTGGCGGCCCGCAAGAAATTGCGCCCGCTCAAGCCTTCGTTCTGGAATACTTTTTAG
- a CDS encoding NAD(P)/FAD-dependent oxidoreductase, with product MKSIIIVGAGPAGLTAAYDLLVKNSEVDVIVIEETQEIGGISRTVCHNGNRMDIGGHRFFSKDQTIMDWWKKMLPLQGAPAKDDLILHRERALAPGGPDPETENRVMLLRDRVSRIYFAKRFFDYPLSLKMATFLNMGLLRTMRAGFSYLWSCVFKRQEKSLEDFYINRFGRELYSMFFESYTTKVWGRHPSQLAADWGAQRVRGLSVFKLLLDSVKKALGQKDSGKAETSLIEEFWYPKFGPGQLWEQVAADIESMGGKILKGYTARRILCKDGNVTGVACDTAEGTQVIEADTVISSMPLKDLMQAMSNVEIPQDVARVAAGLPYRDFITVGLLVQRFKLKNTTAMKTLGNIVPDCWIYVQEPEVQVGRLQIFNNWSPYLVKDPENTVWVGMEYFCSEGDSFWQLSEQELINRAIDEMVTMNIISREDVLDMHCEKVKKAYPAYFDTYEEIETLRRWLTGVGGLYCVGRNGQHRYNNMDHSMLTSFFCVDHILGSNVSKHDIWKVNAESEYHEEK from the coding sequence ATGAAAAGTATCATCATTGTCGGAGCTGGTCCTGCCGGACTGACGGCAGCCTATGACCTTCTTGTTAAAAACAGTGAAGTAGACGTCATTGTTATTGAAGAAACACAGGAAATTGGCGGTATTTCAAGAACCGTATGCCACAACGGCAACCGTATGGATATTGGCGGGCACAGGTTTTTTTCCAAAGATCAGACGATAATGGACTGGTGGAAAAAAATGTTGCCCTTGCAGGGCGCTCCTGCCAAGGATGACCTGATACTGCATCGGGAGCGCGCTCTTGCCCCCGGCGGGCCTGATCCGGAAACTGAAAACAGGGTTATGCTGTTGCGTGACCGTGTTTCAAGAATTTACTTTGCCAAGCGCTTTTTCGACTATCCGCTCAGCCTCAAGATGGCGACTTTTCTTAACATGGGACTGTTGCGCACCATGCGAGCCGGGTTTTCTTACCTGTGGTCCTGCGTGTTCAAGCGGCAGGAAAAATCGCTGGAAGATTTTTATATCAACCGGTTTGGGCGTGAGCTTTATTCAATGTTTTTTGAATCCTACACCACCAAGGTCTGGGGGCGGCATCCTTCACAGCTCGCCGCCGATTGGGGTGCTCAGAGGGTCAGGGGCCTTTCTGTCTTCAAGCTTTTACTGGACAGCGTCAAAAAGGCCCTGGGACAGAAAGACAGCGGAAAAGCTGAAACGTCACTGATTGAAGAATTTTGGTATCCCAAATTTGGCCCGGGCCAGCTGTGGGAACAGGTGGCCGCCGATATCGAGTCTATGGGCGGTAAGATTTTGAAAGGATACACGGCAAGACGTATCCTTTGTAAGGATGGCAACGTCACTGGTGTGGCTTGTGACACCGCCGAAGGCACACAGGTTATTGAGGCCGATACCGTAATATCATCCATGCCGCTCAAAGATCTGATGCAGGCCATGAGCAACGTGGAAATTCCACAAGATGTGGCCCGTGTAGCCGCTGGCTTGCCCTATCGGGACTTCATCACGGTAGGGTTGCTTGTACAGCGCTTCAAACTGAAAAACACCACCGCCATGAAGACCTTGGGCAATATTGTGCCCGATTGCTGGATATATGTGCAGGAACCCGAAGTTCAGGTCGGGAGGCTGCAAATATTCAACAACTGGTCACCTTATCTGGTCAAGGACCCTGAGAATACGGTATGGGTTGGAATGGAATATTTCTGCTCTGAAGGTGACAGCTTCTGGCAGCTTTCTGAGCAGGAACTCATCAATCGCGCAATTGATGAAATGGTCACTATGAATATTATCAGCCGCGAAGATGTGCTTGATATGCATTGCGAAAAGGTCAAGAAAGCCTACCCCGCATATTTTGATACCTATGAAGAGATTGAAACGCTTCGCCGCTGGCTGACCGGAGTGGGCGGGCTTTACTGCGTTGGCCGCAATGGTCAGCACAGATATAATAATATGGACCATTCCATGCTTACATCTTTTTTCTGCGTGGACCATATCCTGGGCAGTAATGTCAGCAAGCATGATATTTGGAAAGTTAACGCTGAAAGCGAATATCATGAAGAAAAATAG